A single Sporomusaceae bacterium DNA region contains:
- a CDS encoding DUF3870 domain-containing protein produces MYSPNTVYIIGDSKSQMNNPITQMYGQFMLGFVIDRDTDIIESCGSSVIMKSTYDFLDSLFKGRNMLTDGEAIRREIENRYFGSSQKAIIVAFKEAQRRYRLYKQGVRGDHLTRQEDLNRNC; encoded by the coding sequence ATGTACTCCCCCAATACCGTCTACATCATCGGTGACTCCAAGTCGCAGATGAACAATCCCATAACCCAGATGTACGGGCAGTTCATGCTCGGGTTTGTTATCGACCGCGATACCGACATCATCGAAAGCTGCGGCAGTTCAGTCATCATGAAGAGTACGTACGACTTTCTCGACAGCCTGTTCAAGGGCCGGAACATGCTCACCGACGGGGAAGCTATCCGCCGCGAGATCGAGAATCGCTATTTCGGGTCGTCGCAGAAGGCGATCATCGTGGCTTTCAAGGAGGCCCAGCGCCGCTACCGCCTCTATAAGCAGGGGGTGAGGGGCGATCATCTGACCCGGCAGGAAGATCTGAACCGGAATTGTTAG
- a CDS encoding CBO0543 family protein — MSTEKLILYGVWIATVVSLFFLIPREKVRLALVAFLFKQFITWPVGLYVVDRGWIMYPVRFFENANQTSFTFEYFFFPVLCAYFNVYFPEGSKALVRAAYYMLFCSALTVAEVMLERYTDLIIYISWDWYLTWFSMFVLFYITRKFCLWFFEKYGGV, encoded by the coding sequence TTGTCAACAGAAAAACTGATTCTCTATGGTGTCTGGATTGCTACTGTTGTCAGCCTGTTTTTTCTCATCCCCAGGGAAAAGGTACGCCTTGCTCTGGTGGCATTTCTCTTCAAACAATTCATAACGTGGCCTGTGGGGTTGTATGTGGTCGACAGAGGCTGGATAATGTACCCTGTGCGTTTTTTCGAAAACGCCAATCAGACAAGTTTCACGTTCGAATATTTCTTTTTCCCGGTGCTGTGCGCGTATTTCAACGTCTACTTTCCCGAGGGCAGTAAAGCCCTGGTGCGAGCGGCGTATTACATGCTTTTCTGCTCTGCGCTGACGGTTGCCGAGGTCATGCTCGAGCGTTATACCGATCTGATCATTTATATTAGTTGGGACTGGTATCTGACGTGGTTTTCGATGTTCGTCTTGTTTTACATCACCCGCAAGTTCTGTCTGTGGTTCTTCGAAAAATACGGCGGTGTGTGA
- a CDS encoding D-aminoacylase, which translates to MKYLLKNGFVLDGSGRKGERADVLLAGGRIAEVGKGLSVAGAEVVDAAGLVVAPGFIDSHTHSDRTVFHGPRGNSKLMQGVTTEMVGNCGIGLFPVSAGRRRELETYLATMEGELPPQGIEWEDMDGYARAVERLEPGRNLAPLVAHGALRIAAMGSDDRVPAASELDEMKMLLARSLEQGAWGMSTGLIYPPGSFAATPELVELAGVLAAYKAVYASHIRGESKTLPAAVEEAVSIAAASGARVLISHLKAIGQPFWGQGRAALDRLAEARSQGVDVWADQYPYEATSTSLTALLPGWVQDGGPAAMLWRLADADLHSRIRQAVREEMAVRGGPERVRIASLRTAANGKYVGRTVAELAWDRLLAPEDAVVALLKEEGGAVEAIYFSLSSEDLEGIIGSDFVAVGSDGSGLDPARDGGKMVHPRNYGTFPRVLGHYVRERGLLPLEAAVRKMTALPAAIFGIRDRGLLKQGYMADVVVFDSERIRDRADFSNPHQYPEGIEYVFVNGAPAVAAGSLTGDGRGEVLRKR; encoded by the coding sequence GTGAAGTATCTGCTCAAGAATGGTTTTGTATTGGACGGCAGCGGACGCAAGGGCGAGCGGGCCGACGTGTTGCTGGCAGGGGGAAGGATTGCCGAGGTGGGGAAAGGGCTGTCCGTTGCCGGAGCGGAGGTGGTGGATGCCGCGGGCCTGGTAGTGGCCCCTGGCTTCATCGACAGCCACACCCACAGCGACCGGACGGTTTTCCACGGGCCGCGCGGCAACAGCAAACTGATGCAGGGGGTGACGACCGAGATGGTCGGCAACTGCGGCATCGGGTTATTTCCGGTTAGCGCCGGACGCCGGCGCGAGCTGGAGACGTACCTGGCCACGATGGAAGGCGAGCTGCCGCCGCAGGGCATCGAATGGGAGGATATGGACGGCTACGCCAGGGCGGTGGAGCGACTGGAGCCAGGGCGCAATCTGGCTCCCCTGGTGGCCCACGGGGCTTTGCGGATAGCGGCGATGGGGTCGGACGACCGGGTGCCGGCCGCGTCCGAGCTTGATGAGATGAAGATGCTGTTGGCCAGGTCGCTGGAGCAGGGAGCGTGGGGAATGTCGACCGGGCTCATTTACCCGCCGGGCAGTTTTGCGGCCACGCCGGAGCTTGTTGAACTGGCCGGCGTGCTGGCCGCCTACAAGGCGGTTTACGCCAGCCACATCCGCGGCGAGAGCAAAACGCTGCCGGCGGCGGTGGAGGAAGCGGTGTCGATCGCGGCGGCCAGCGGGGCGCGGGTGCTTATTTCCCACCTGAAGGCTATCGGCCAGCCCTTCTGGGGACAGGGGCGGGCTGCGCTGGACAGACTGGCCGAGGCGCGTTCCCAGGGGGTGGATGTGTGGGCGGATCAGTATCCTTACGAGGCCACGTCGACGTCGCTGACGGCGCTGTTGCCCGGCTGGGTGCAGGACGGCGGCCCGGCAGCGATGCTATGGCGGCTGGCGGACGCCGACCTTCATTCCCGCATCCGCCAGGCGGTCCGCGAGGAGATGGCGGTGCGGGGCGGGCCGGAACGGGTCAGGATCGCTTCGCTGCGTACCGCGGCTAACGGTAAGTATGTCGGCCGGACGGTGGCCGAGCTGGCCTGGGATCGCCTGCTGGCGCCCGAGGATGCGGTGGTCGCTCTGCTTAAGGAGGAAGGCGGCGCGGTGGAGGCGATCTATTTTTCGCTCAGCAGCGAGGATCTTGAGGGCATTATCGGCAGCGATTTCGTGGCTGTCGGCAGCGACGGCAGCGGCCTCGACCCGGCGAGGGACGGCGGCAAGATGGTGCATCCCCGCAATTACGGCACGTTCCCGCGGGTGCTGGGTCATTATGTCCGCGAGCGGGGACTGCTGCCCCTGGAGGCGGCGGTGCGCAAGATGACGGCTTTGCCGGCGGCGATTTTCGGCATAAGGGACCGCGGTCTGCTGAAGCAGGGATATATGGCGGATGTTGTGGTTTTCGACTCTGAGCGCATCCGCGACCGGGCGGACTTTTCCAATCCCCACCAGTATCCGGAGGGGATAGAGTATGTGTTTGTCAACGGCGCGCCGGCGGTGGCAGCCGGGAGCCTGACGGGCGACGGGCGGGGGGAGGTGCTGCGCAAGCGGTGA
- a CDS encoding 3-hydroxyacyl-CoA dehydrogenase family protein, translating to MIKKIGVVGAGTMGHAIAESFALYGYDVNMFDTGEQVLAQAKEQIRQELELLAEEGFMPATGIQATLDRITPCTDLKTAVADRDYVIEAAPESIDLKQKLFKQLDEYCRPEAILASNTSSLALNAMMALVGEERKKRMMVCHWYNPGHLMPIAELSFFGNMPAEIYQEVEALYRSIKKQTVKVLKDVPGLVANRIQQGVAREAFSIIEQGIAEPADVDKALKFGPAFRYATTGQLEVADFGGLDIWCVVGDNLLKVMDNSQEANRLLREKVKEGKLGIKTGEGFYVYKQDEIPAIKKQFMKKLIHQLKASEYYL from the coding sequence ATGATCAAGAAAATCGGCGTCGTTGGCGCGGGGACGATGGGGCATGCTATCGCCGAATCGTTCGCGCTCTACGGTTATGATGTGAATATGTTCGATACCGGCGAGCAGGTGCTGGCCCAGGCGAAGGAGCAGATAAGGCAGGAGCTTGAGCTGCTGGCTGAGGAGGGCTTTATGCCCGCGACCGGGATCCAGGCTACCCTCGACAGGATAACGCCGTGCACCGACCTGAAAACGGCGGTTGCCGACCGGGATTATGTCATCGAAGCCGCTCCCGAGAGCATCGACCTCAAGCAGAAGCTGTTCAAACAGCTTGACGAGTATTGCCGTCCCGAAGCTATCCTGGCCAGCAACACCTCAAGCCTGGCGCTGAATGCGATGATGGCGCTCGTGGGCGAGGAGCGCAAAAAGCGGATGATGGTCTGCCACTGGTATAATCCGGGCCACCTGATGCCGATTGCCGAGTTGTCGTTCTTCGGCAACATGCCGGCGGAGATCTATCAGGAAGTCGAGGCTTTGTACCGGTCGATCAAGAAGCAGACGGTCAAGGTGCTCAAGGACGTGCCCGGTCTGGTGGCCAACCGCATCCAGCAGGGCGTCGCCAGGGAGGCGTTTTCGATCATCGAGCAGGGTATAGCCGAGCCGGCCGACGTCGATAAGGCGCTCAAGTTCGGCCCGGCCTTCCGCTACGCCACGACGGGGCAACTGGAGGTGGCCGATTTCGGCGGCCTCGATATCTGGTGCGTCGTGGGCGACAATCTGCTGAAGGTGATGGACAACTCGCAGGAGGCCAACAGGCTGCTGCGCGAAAAAGTGAAGGAGGGAAAGCTGGGCATCAAGACGGGCGAGGGTTTTTATGTTTATAAGCAGGACGAGATTCCTGCGATCAAAAAGCAATTCATGAAGAAACTCATCCATCAATTGAAAGCTTCGGAGTATTATTTGTAA
- a CDS encoding polysaccharide deacetylase family protein, giving the protein MTKTATLLRTASYLAAALLLLLLCTPLASLAFHRPPPPATPSLPASATGPPTYRLAAGFVPSSPGGPVYDTLTVDRRRAESLPTALPPAFPYYGERTVYLTFDDGPDPDITPAILRILRQAGVPATFFVVGRQAEKAPAILRQIQRDGHAIGNHSYNHSYRELYRSPAAYTAQLRRTDDILVKHLGFRPRISRAPGGSAGSFTAGYWSALADEGYREVGWNVNSGDASRAKAAQIAAAVAQQLDSRKFLWSHAIVLMHDGRGHEETVRALPAIIKYFQDRRFEFRVVNLETPPAW; this is encoded by the coding sequence ATGACCAAAACCGCCACCCTCCTGCGCACCGCCAGCTACCTTGCCGCCGCCCTCCTGCTTCTCCTCCTCTGCACGCCCCTCGCCTCACTCGCCTTCCACCGCCCGCCCCCGCCCGCCACACCTTCCCTGCCGGCCAGCGCAACCGGGCCGCCCACCTACCGCCTCGCAGCAGGCTTCGTCCCCTCCTCACCCGGCGGACCCGTGTACGACACCCTCACCGTCGACCGGCGCCGCGCCGAGAGCCTCCCCACCGCCCTGCCGCCTGCCTTCCCCTACTACGGCGAACGCACCGTCTACCTCACCTTCGACGACGGCCCCGACCCCGACATCACCCCCGCCATCCTCCGCATTCTGCGCCAGGCCGGCGTCCCCGCCACCTTCTTCGTCGTCGGCCGCCAGGCGGAAAAAGCCCCCGCCATCCTCCGCCAGATCCAGCGCGACGGCCACGCCATCGGCAATCATTCCTACAACCACTCCTACCGCGAGCTCTACCGCTCCCCGGCCGCCTACACCGCCCAGCTCCGCCGCACCGACGACATCCTCGTCAAACACCTTGGGTTCCGCCCCCGCATATCGCGGGCTCCCGGCGGCTCGGCCGGCAGCTTCACCGCCGGTTACTGGTCGGCCCTCGCCGACGAAGGCTACCGCGAGGTCGGCTGGAACGTCAACTCCGGCGACGCCTCCCGGGCCAAGGCCGCCCAGATCGCCGCCGCCGTCGCCCAGCAGCTCGACAGCCGTAAATTCCTCTGGAGCCACGCCATCGTCCTCATGCACGACGGCCGCGGCCACGAAGAAACCGTCCGCGCCCTCCCCGCCATCATAAAATACTTTCAAGACCGCCGCTTCGAATTTCGGGTGGTTAACCTCGAAACCCCGCCCGCCTGGTAA
- a CDS encoding TIGR00366 family protein, which produces MLWRISRAFQFAADRYIPDSFVFCVILTLFAFVFGLMVSPDGPLKLVLGWYNGLWTMIGFAFQMSFMVICCGAAAKAPLVEKFLARVARMPNSASMAMVVMLVFGFVSSLINWAFSSILTPIFAMQLSRNVKGLHFPLAIAAGYTTMVLGQTWCPSASVYALVATKGHFLEKTIGIWTQDVTVYNPVNTAIFFIMVITVILLGVYTKPPANELITYEPQDGPAVAATVAREEDETLADKMNSSRFLMLLIGAAGLAVIIHSIVTKGVMKSLDFNFVIFMFLTLNAFLYNTPSKFVNAFKDMMRPAAEVMLQFPFYGGIMGMMTASGLGKVVAGLLIKVATADTIYAWSFFSAAFVNLFIPSQGGQWIVQGPILMEAAKALNANIPLVMNAFVHGDEVTNLIQPLYVIPALALVGMKLKEVWGFMAFICVFWLVIVTAGFLILPKILM; this is translated from the coding sequence ATGTTGTGGCGGATATCGAGAGCGTTCCAGTTCGCGGCCGACCGGTATATCCCCGATTCCTTCGTGTTTTGCGTCATCCTCACCCTGTTCGCCTTTGTTTTCGGCCTGATGGTGAGCCCCGACGGTCCCCTGAAGCTGGTGCTGGGGTGGTATAACGGCCTGTGGACGATGATCGGGTTCGCGTTCCAGATGTCGTTCATGGTCATTTGCTGCGGGGCGGCGGCCAAGGCGCCGCTGGTCGAGAAGTTCCTTGCCAGGGTGGCCAGGATGCCGAATTCGGCTTCGATGGCGATGGTGGTCATGCTGGTCTTCGGGTTCGTTTCCAGCCTGATCAACTGGGCATTCTCGTCGATTCTTACGCCGATCTTCGCGATGCAGTTGTCGCGCAACGTCAAGGGCCTGCATTTTCCGCTGGCGATCGCCGCCGGCTATACCACGATGGTGCTGGGCCAGACCTGGTGCCCGAGCGCGAGCGTGTACGCTCTGGTGGCGACCAAGGGACATTTTCTCGAGAAAACCATCGGCATCTGGACCCAGGACGTGACTGTCTATAATCCGGTCAACACAGCGATCTTCTTTATTATGGTTATTACGGTCATCCTGCTTGGCGTGTATACGAAGCCGCCCGCCAACGAACTGATAACCTACGAGCCGCAGGACGGACCGGCGGTCGCCGCGACCGTCGCCAGGGAAGAGGATGAAACGCTGGCCGACAAGATGAACAGCAGCCGGTTCCTGATGCTGCTGATCGGCGCGGCCGGCCTGGCGGTCATCATCCATAGTATCGTAACCAAGGGTGTTATGAAGTCGCTCGATTTCAACTTCGTCATCTTCATGTTCCTGACGCTTAACGCTTTCCTCTACAATACTCCCAGCAAGTTCGTGAACGCTTTCAAAGACATGATGCGGCCGGCGGCCGAAGTTATGCTGCAGTTCCCGTTCTATGGCGGCATCATGGGTATGATGACGGCGTCCGGCCTGGGCAAGGTCGTCGCCGGGCTGCTGATCAAGGTGGCGACTGCCGATACCATTTACGCCTGGTCGTTCTTCTCGGCCGCGTTCGTCAACCTGTTCATCCCGTCCCAGGGCGGCCAGTGGATCGTTCAGGGGCCGATTCTCATGGAAGCGGCGAAGGCGCTGAATGCCAATATTCCCTTAGTTATGAACGCGTTCGTCCACGGCGACGAGGTGACCAACCTCATCCAGCCGCTGTACGTCATCCCGGCCCTGGCCCTCGTGGGCATGAAGCTGAAGGAAGTCTGGGGCTTCATGGCCTTCATCTGCGTGTTCTGGCTGGTAATCGTCACCGCCGGATTCCTTATTCTGCCGAAGATACTGATGTAA
- a CDS encoding 3-keto-5-aminohexanoate cleavage protein, with the protein MMQKVIVSVAPTGAWPTKEHNPNIPLTPREIADDVYACWQAGAAVAHLHMRDDEGKGTMSKEKFAETVGLIRQKCDIVLNLTTSGDLNATDETRMAHLIELRPELASYDAGSMNWMHNSLFINHPQFLEKLGRTMTEIGVKPEIEVFDAGMLYNAVYYMKKGVIASPGHYQFVLGAAGGTAATVENLVYLKSLLPPGSTWSAFGIGAGHIPILYATLALGGHVRVGMEDNVLYAKDRLAKSNAEFVERAVRLIKEANKEVATPDDARSILNLRK; encoded by the coding sequence ATGATGCAGAAAGTAATCGTATCCGTTGCGCCGACCGGCGCCTGGCCCACGAAGGAGCACAACCCGAACATCCCGCTGACGCCGCGGGAAATCGCCGACGACGTCTACGCGTGCTGGCAGGCGGGCGCAGCTGTCGCCCACCTGCACATGCGCGACGATGAAGGCAAGGGAACGATGAGCAAGGAGAAGTTCGCCGAGACGGTCGGCCTTATCCGCCAGAAGTGCGATATCGTCCTCAATCTCACGACATCGGGCGACCTGAACGCCACCGACGAGACGCGGATGGCCCACCTTATCGAGCTCAGGCCGGAACTTGCTTCCTATGACGCCGGTTCAATGAACTGGATGCACAACAGCCTGTTCATCAATCACCCCCAGTTTCTCGAAAAACTGGGCAGGACGATGACCGAGATCGGGGTGAAGCCTGAGATCGAGGTTTTCGACGCCGGTATGCTTTATAACGCCGTTTATTATATGAAAAAGGGCGTTATCGCTTCTCCCGGCCACTATCAGTTCGTGCTGGGGGCGGCCGGCGGGACGGCGGCGACGGTGGAGAATCTGGTTTATCTCAAGAGCCTGCTGCCGCCCGGATCGACCTGGTCAGCGTTCGGCATCGGCGCCGGCCATATCCCCATCCTGTACGCGACGCTCGCTCTCGGCGGCCATGTCCGGGTGGGGATGGAGGATAACGTGCTGTATGCCAAAGACCGGCTGGCCAAGTCCAACGCCGAGTTCGTGGAACGGGCCGTCCGCCTGATCAAGGAAGCCAACAAGGAAGTCGCCACACCGGACGACGCGAGAAGCATTCTCAATCTCAGAAAGTAG
- a CDS encoding Na+/H+ antiporter NhaC family protein, protein MVDGGFNLWWGLVGLIPLLVYMVLVLREMDPLPATIICVVIGAVINAKSLVAVGADLSKAMGSFLGLVGLIIMLGRGLGEILSETKVAHTLVYKIMYGIGVNSQRKAALGIMFASLVIVGLLGTMAGGIAIIAPIVNPIAAAVGLTPAMVAVLYQSVGEEALTLGPFTPPVVTLLGLTKLDYGTMLITAAIPIAVVTMIAAWIMMWRIQRDTAEKSSYDETIRSSSVGFTPTDTSRRATNVFVWLFIALIAYGIFIKAATPYVISVMLILSFVVGFVGKLKFDEICRGVVRGMAGNVGIFLLFILLELLINYVEHAGGFKAITYLLMPLIQIGGKAAVVIAGGVIGAFGISGAVVAELMTLNKMFASLVSQYGVSMIAWTVALIVATRVTNFIIPGSNMVAMMGFAQSKDLGSMIRNGWAVAFAQTALLIIYALLFA, encoded by the coding sequence ATGGTTGATGGCGGTTTCAATCTGTGGTGGGGCCTGGTGGGCCTGATCCCGCTCCTGGTGTACATGGTGCTGGTGCTGCGGGAGATGGACCCGCTGCCGGCTACGATCATCTGCGTGGTGATCGGCGCGGTGATCAATGCCAAGAGCCTCGTGGCCGTGGGGGCTGACCTGTCGAAGGCGATGGGCTCGTTCCTCGGGCTGGTCGGACTCATCATCATGCTGGGACGCGGCCTGGGCGAGATATTGTCCGAGACCAAGGTCGCCCATACTCTGGTGTATAAGATCATGTACGGCATCGGCGTCAATTCCCAGCGCAAAGCGGCTCTGGGGATAATGTTCGCGTCGCTGGTTATCGTCGGCCTGCTGGGAACGATGGCCGGCGGGATCGCCATCATCGCCCCGATCGTCAACCCGATCGCGGCGGCGGTGGGGCTGACGCCGGCGATGGTGGCGGTGCTTTACCAGAGCGTGGGCGAGGAAGCCCTGACCCTTGGGCCGTTCACGCCGCCGGTGGTGACGCTGCTCGGCCTGACCAAGCTGGATTACGGGACAATGCTCATTACCGCGGCGATTCCGATCGCCGTCGTGACAATGATCGCCGCCTGGATTATGATGTGGCGCATCCAGCGCGACACGGCCGAAAAATCGTCGTACGACGAGACGATACGGTCGAGCAGCGTGGGGTTTACCCCCACCGATACCAGCCGCCGGGCCACCAATGTTTTCGTCTGGCTGTTCATCGCCTTGATAGCTTACGGCATTTTCATCAAGGCGGCGACGCCGTACGTAATATCGGTCATGCTGATCCTGTCTTTCGTGGTGGGGTTCGTCGGCAAGCTGAAGTTTGACGAGATCTGCCGCGGCGTCGTCCGGGGGATGGCCGGCAATGTCGGCATCTTCCTGCTGTTTATCCTCCTTGAGCTGCTCATCAATTATGTGGAGCATGCCGGCGGTTTCAAGGCGATCACGTATCTGCTCATGCCGCTTATCCAGATAGGCGGCAAGGCGGCGGTGGTCATCGCCGGCGGCGTTATCGGCGCCTTCGGCATCTCGGGCGCGGTGGTGGCCGAGCTGATGACGCTCAACAAGATGTTCGCCTCGCTGGTGAGCCAGTACGGGGTGTCGATGATCGCCTGGACGGTGGCGCTGATCGTGGCGACGCGGGTGACGAATTTCATCATTCCGGGCAGCAACATGGTCGCGATGATGGGCTTCGCGCAGTCGAAGGACCTCGGATCGATGATCCGCAACGGCTGGGCGGTGGCATTCGCCCAGACGGCGCTGCTGATCATCTACGCGTTGCTGTTTGCGTAG
- a CDS encoding PBP1A family penicillin-binding protein, with protein sequence MEEHGRRRHKKLAVWREYVVDVVIAAMVIALFSAAGCAYFSLPRTDNLENLSMKAATQVFDVNGQPVAKLFEENRIVVTLSNVSRYVPEAIVANEDIRFYRHLGVDPIGILRAVWVNLRYGGVVEGGSTITQQLAREMFLTQEQTLTRKLKEALLALIIERKFSKEEILQAYLNQVYFGEGAYGVEAAAQVYFGKHAAELSLVESAMLAGLPRGPNIFSPYADVRAALNRRGTVLQGLANAGYITQAQAEAAQREPIALAGKKRRVVQASYFLDYVAKELVGRYGANRVYKGGLKVYTTLDIKLQQAAEAVLGKYQGAVLTLDPRNGHIRAMVGGRNYEESQINRVTAEVRQPGSAFKPFVYATALGQGQAANTIIVDERINIGGYSPQNYDKKYRGPVTMKKAVRWSVNVAAVKTGRQAGMANVLSLARSLGVTTLVPEDDNLAAALGGLTQGVSLMELCTAYTAFANGGVVSRPVAVMRVLDENDQVLEEARVVQQSVLRPEVAYIMTDIMMGVLQDGTATPANLGRPAAGKTGTTDNYETAWFVGYTPELLTGVFIGNDDRTPVGISGTEVSALWGQMMAKAVAGTRATDFPVPPGVATGVPVCADSGKLASGGCQETEYSAFVKGTEPTAIDPRTRPGQKLPDPEGRPAPGDQAQPEQKPGWKLPPWLRLPGL encoded by the coding sequence ATGGAAGAACACGGCCGCCGGCGCCATAAAAAGCTTGCTGTCTGGCGGGAGTATGTTGTCGACGTCGTGATCGCGGCTATGGTTATCGCCCTCTTTTCGGCGGCCGGCTGTGCCTATTTTTCCTTGCCGCGCACCGATAATCTCGAGAATCTTTCGATGAAGGCGGCTACACAGGTTTTCGACGTCAACGGCCAGCCGGTGGCCAAGCTGTTTGAGGAGAACCGGATTGTCGTGACGCTGAGCAATGTGTCCCGGTATGTGCCTGAGGCGATCGTCGCCAATGAGGATATCCGCTTTTACCGCCATCTCGGCGTCGACCCTATCGGTATTCTGCGGGCAGTATGGGTCAATCTCCGCTACGGCGGGGTGGTGGAGGGGGGCAGCACGATAACGCAGCAGTTGGCGAGGGAGATGTTCCTTACTCAGGAGCAGACGCTGACCCGCAAGCTCAAGGAGGCGCTGTTGGCGCTGATCATCGAACGGAAGTTTTCCAAGGAGGAGATTCTCCAGGCGTACCTCAATCAGGTGTATTTCGGTGAGGGGGCATACGGCGTCGAGGCTGCCGCCCAGGTGTATTTCGGCAAGCACGCCGCCGAGCTTTCGCTGGTGGAGAGCGCGATGCTGGCCGGCCTGCCGCGGGGGCCGAACATTTTTTCGCCGTACGCCGATGTGCGGGCGGCGCTCAACCGCCGGGGCACGGTGCTGCAGGGGCTGGCCAACGCCGGCTATATAACGCAGGCGCAGGCCGAGGCGGCCCAGCGCGAGCCGATCGCGCTGGCCGGGAAGAAGCGCCGGGTGGTGCAGGCGTCGTATTTTCTGGACTATGTTGCCAAGGAGCTTGTGGGGCGTTATGGGGCGAACCGCGTTTACAAGGGCGGACTGAAGGTTTATACGACGCTGGATATTAAGCTGCAGCAGGCGGCGGAGGCAGTGCTGGGCAAATATCAGGGGGCGGTGCTGACGCTCGACCCCCGAAACGGCCATATCCGGGCGATGGTGGGCGGGCGGAATTACGAGGAGAGCCAGATCAACCGGGTGACGGCCGAGGTCCGCCAGCCGGGGTCGGCGTTCAAGCCGTTCGTGTACGCGACCGCGCTGGGGCAGGGCCAGGCTGCCAATACGATCATCGTCGACGAGCGCATCAATATCGGCGGTTATTCGCCCCAGAATTACGACAAGAAGTACCGCGGGCCGGTGACGATGAAGAAGGCGGTGCGCTGGTCGGTGAACGTGGCCGCCGTCAAGACGGGCCGGCAGGCGGGGATGGCGAATGTGCTGAGTCTGGCCCGCAGCCTGGGGGTTACGACGCTGGTGCCTGAGGACGATAATCTGGCGGCGGCTCTGGGCGGGCTGACGCAGGGCGTGAGCCTGATGGAGCTGTGCACGGCGTATACGGCGTTCGCCAACGGCGGTGTGGTGTCGCGCCCAGTGGCCGTCATGAGGGTGCTGGACGAGAACGATCAGGTGCTGGAGGAGGCCAGGGTGGTCCAGCAGTCGGTGCTGCGGCCCGAGGTGGCGTATATCATGACCGATATTATGATGGGGGTGCTGCAGGACGGCACGGCGACGCCCGCCAACCTTGGCCGGCCGGCGGCCGGCAAGACGGGGACGACCGACAATTACGAGACCGCCTGGTTTGTGGGCTACACTCCCGAGCTGCTTACAGGGGTTTTTATCGGCAATGACGACCGTACGCCTGTCGGCATATCAGGGACGGAGGTTTCGGCGCTGTGGGGCCAGATGATGGCGAAGGCGGTGGCGGGGACAAGGGCGACCGATTTCCCCGTGCCGCCGGGGGTGGCGACAGGGGTGCCGGTGTGCGCCGATTCGGGCAAGCTGGCCAGCGGCGGCTGCCAGGAGACGGAATACAGCGCGTTCGTCAAGGGCACAGAACCGACGGCGATCGATCCCCGCACCCGGCCGGGGCAGAAGCTGCCGGACCCTGAAGGCCGCCCCGCGCCGGGCGATCAGGCGCAGCCGGAACAGAAGCCTGGCTGGAAGCTGCCGCCCTGGCTGCGATTGCCGGGATTGTAA